The genomic stretch ATGAATTACTTTTGAGTCACAAAAACTTAAACGAAACCAGGAAGTAAATCTGATCGAAGCTAATGTCGCTAACGACCACGCCCCCTATGGTTGCCCCGCCCACATGCGCTGATGGCCCCGCCCCTAACACCCAGGCCACGCCCCTCAGCCTGCCACACGGTAGTTTGCGTGGAACTCCGGCTTGATGTCGCAGACGCGGCGCAGCAACTCGCCCAGCACCGCCTCACGGTTGCCCCGGTAACTGGCCTGGATGAGACCCATCCGCTCCACCGTGTCCCGGTCGACCTCAACGGCGCTGTTGCCATGAGAACCGAGGGCCTTAATATGAATTAAGAAAATAGATGTCAGGAAGAATTGGGAAAAAATCTgctaaaataacataatataaacaataatatagGGCggaaaaacattaagaaaaatattttaaaaacaatacgtaaaaaaaaaaaagaaagatattttGGTacgaaacattaaaaaataacaaagaaacagCTCAAGTcagataaaatattaaaaatagacATTACagtcaattattttaaaattaaaatataaaaataaatgaggtAAAAAGTTACcgtaaatgttaaataaaatactagATGTCCctaatttataaaatgtattagtataaaaaatatttatacaagAGATTTTAGTAAAGAGGAAGATATTAAACTTTAAAGTAAGTTAAACATTAAGAACTGAGAAAACTAtgaatatatttagaatattaataaaacaaatgtaggAAAACTAAACAGTTACATTTgttaatattgaaaaaaaatctaataaaatgaGGCTAagtgttgataaaaaaaagaaacagtagtattgtgtagtattagtagtagtagtagtattagtagtattgtgtagtattagtagtattagtagtagtagtagtattagtagtagtagtagtattgtgtagtaggagtagtagtattagtagtattagtattagtagtattgtgtagtagtagtattagtagtagtattgtgtagtagtagtattagtagtattagtattagtagtattagtagtattagtagtattagtagtattagtattagtattattagtattagtattagtattagtattagtattagtatagtagtattagtagtattagtattagtattagtattagtagtattagtagtattagtagtatattagtagtattagtagtattagtattagtattagtagtattagtagtattagtattagtattagtagtattagtagtattagtattgtgCGGTGTACGTACAGCAGCCTCTTTGGTCTtgaactctttctctctctgcagtcgATATTGTTCGATCTCGGCCTGAGCTTCTTCTTTCGCCTGCTTCAGACGTCGGTTCTtacctgcagagaaagagacaaaaataaatgtatacttaTATATTTGCTGTTACAGAATGTAAAGCTTTATACTgaaggtgtttctaatattttgtccacACGTGTCTGTGCAGCGATCACAGGTTATATGATCGGTTACTGAAGTCAGATCTGACCCATGAGTTCTCTATGACTGTTTATCACATGATGTGGTCCCCATATCCCATGATGCTCAGCGGCTGACTCATTGACATCAGCACTGGACACatgaacattaaaaatatatattacctTTATGAGCAGAAAAGAACCATAAATAAGATGATAGTTAAACAGCATTAGagttattacagaataaatcatttaaacGTTTTCACAACTTGttcagagaaataaagaaagaaaatgaaaacaaatataaaaaaaaattatacaattACAACAGTCAAGATCTGAGGTAGGaacattatttataaagaaaactGCATAAAGGTATATGTGTAATTTAGCAAATCAAATATATCTATCAAACCCCATTCGAATGTATGTGAATGaccttataataataataataataataataatgataataataataatgataatgataataatataatgataataataataatgataataataataataataataataatgataataataatgataataataataatgataataataataataatgataatgataataataataatatataataataatgataataatgataataataataataataatctatatttTCATGTCTTGATATTGAAGTTGAGGACTCACATAAAAGGTCTCTATCAcagttaaacattaaacattaaacattctGATCTGACCTGACAGAGGAGCTgaataaactacatttaaacaaaagcacGTGATTCCAGGAGAACCACAGAGGGGCCGTGGTTCCTTGTGGAACCGTCTCCGGCTCGCAGGCCGCCCGTCGGACTCACGTTTGCGGGCCTCGGCCACCTTCTCCGCGGCTCTCTTCTCcgcctgcagcagctgctggatGCCCTGAGACTGACTCGCCATGTCGGAGCAGAAGAGACGCAGCAGACACCGGAGACACGACGTGAAGGTCGACGAGGTTCGTCTTGTTCTTGTTCCTGCAGCCTGCAGTCAGCTGATGTCACGTCACGCTGCAGACCGATCACGTgatctgcttcttcttctgcttcttttattttcagtgtttgtaGCGCCACCTGCTGTCTCGGAGTTTAAATCAGAGATTACATTTAATCCATTAATCCCGTTTCTCTGATTAAATTAATTGTCAAGTtaaagtagtaatactacaATGTAGTAATACACATTttggaatattatattatttattatttgtgatgCATTATTGTGTTCATCACCTTCCCCGCCCCTGATAAACTGGAGattctccatctccatctcattattattaatttattgtattttgcaatggtgttacattacattacattatattacattacattacattacagtcatttagcagacgcttttatccaaagcgatttacaggaagtgtattcaacataggtattcaagagaactactagtcaccagaagtcatcagtgcatctcctttcttaaacaagcatctcaaagcataaaccagaggggttagtattatttattttacacttaataattgttattctattgttaGTATATCtttattctattcttttttgttattctaCTGTTGTTATCTTTGATGAAACTCTGGCACAATCATTTCTTTCAGGATTATTAAAgttctattttatcttattttatcttgttttaccCTCACTAGTCACTGATAGGTTGAAAACAAGGATAATATGTATAAAccataatatgataatattaattgtattaaacaaacagacatgacTCCCAAATGtaaacagttattttatttaaaaaagcaaaaacactttacagtattttacacaacaatattctttgagaaaaaaaaaaaaaatcctcatgatgacatcactcctgacatcactgtgacatcactgtgacatcactcagaCAGCCAGAGTTTGAAGGTTCTGTCGTAGGAGCTGGTGGCGATCAGTTTCCCGTCAGGTGACACGTCGACGCCCATCACCTTTAAAGAAAACGTTTATGACAGTTAAAGTACCTGATGAGGCGTCTCCACCAATCAGAAGCAGCGTCTGAACGGACCAATCAGTGTGGGGAGTACGTACCTTCCCCTCGTGTCCGGCGAGCGTCTTCAGCGGCGTCCAGCCCGGGTGACTCCAAACCTTCGCCATGTTGTCGTAAGCTCcagtcaacaggaagtgaccgtCTGTGGctgaataaacaaacaggaagtgaggtcagagacacaaacaggaaacaaagacatCAACAGTAGATGgaaaactttaaatgaaaaaactaaagaaaaatgtattggaaaaaaagtgacaaagtatAAGCGTGAAgcacaaagtaaagaaaaataaacggaaaagagtttaaaaaataaaagcatgctataaaataaactgaaataaaaaattaaaaaataaggtaaaaaaatatatatatatttagaataaataaatgtaaaacaaaaaaatgaaaaaaagaaataaagaaaatgaaaatagatacagtacagaaaaaaattgatatgaaacaaaaacaaataaaatgaattaaatataaaaactgaaaatgaaaacataaaatacattttaacaaaataatttgagGGTGTGTTTACGTTGGAATCGGACAGCAGACAGCAGGTTCTGGTGGGCGGGGACTGTGTACAGACACTTCCTGGTTCTAAGCTCCCAAACCTTACAGGTGTTATCACCACTTCCTGTCGCCAGGTGATACCTGagagaacacagaaacaaaactacagtcagaaatatataatttaaacatttgagtTTCTCtctttacatcacaaaaaaggaaatttgactaaactaaactaaacaaagttCAAACGTTTAATATcgaaagacaaaaatatgtctcaataacaataatatactTTATGAAGTAAATCTAAATTATCTTTGAAGCCTTAAAGCTGTTTGATCAAACTAGTATCTGTTTAAAGTGTCctgtatttatctgtttttaaGACTGCTGTAGCCTGATTGGCTGTGTGTTTAGCGTGcttgtctctgattggctgtgtgTTTAGCGTGctcgtctctgattggctgtgtgTTTAGCGTGctcgtctctgattggctgacccGTTGGGAGAGAAGTGAACGCTGTAGATCTCCCTCAGGTGTCCCTCCAGGAAAACGATGCAGCGTCCGGTCCGAAGGTCCCAGACTCTACCGAAAGCATCCAGGCCTCTGATTGGACGAGAGCAGAGAGGGGCAGGGCaaaagtcagacagagagaggtgaTTGGTCCATAGACCGGGGGCGGagccacagagagacaggactTTTGTATGTatactttacatttaataaagcCAAAAATGATTAACGACAAAGTAAAGTGTGTACTAATGTATACTACAGTAtgcagtacagtgtgtagtacagtacagtgtgcaGTACAGTGTGCAGTACAGTGtgcagtacagtgtgtagtacagtgtgcaGTACAGTGtgcagtacagtgtgtagtacagtgtgtagtacagtgtgtagtacagtgtgtagtacagtgtgtagtacagtgtgcaGTACAGTGTGCAGTACAGTGtgcagtacagtgtgtagtacagtgtgcagtacagtgtgtagtacagtgtgcaGTACAGTATGTAGTACAGTGTGCAGTACAGTGtgcagtacagtgtgtagtacagtgtgtactTTACCCAGTAGCAGCCAGTGACCCGTCCGGGTGGAAGTGGATGTCGTGGACTCCTTTACTGTGACCTTCCTGATGGAGGATTTCCTCCTGAACCTCCAGGTCCCACAGACGCCACGAGTTATCATAACTgagggcagacagacaggtagataaatattatgtgtgtgtactagtacacagaaacactgacagTTGATGGTTTGACACCAGTTTACCTGGCTGTTCCCAGAAACCTCCCAGAGGGATGCCACGACACCCGAGACACTCGATCGCTGTGACCCTCGATGTCTGCCACCGGCTCGTCGCTACGGCAaccagggagagacagacaggaatgAATGACCATATAAGGAGCAGGGAGGGTTTGTTATTATTCTCCTTGTCTCCTCGTCTCCTACCTCTCCAGGTTCCACAGCTTCACAGTCCCGTCGGTGGCACACGAGGCCAAGCTGACGTCTGCTTGGTCGAGAGAGATTCCGACCTGTGGTCGGAAGACGATCGCACCGACGTTGGTGCTGTGTccttcagccaatcagagaggagggaaacagagaggggGCGGAGTCTCAGTTACTCAGGACATATCAATTAATTCATATTCAAATACattacatacacaaacacatatacatacatacatatatacatacacatacttatatatagaaaaaaacagaaatacattacatacaattatttattacaatgtcattaataattagtaataattattttaaatgaattgtaTACGaactttaaataacattttgcaaCACAAACGTATCTTTatgataacaaaaacaaatcaaagttaaATATAGAGGAAGATGAAGCTCCGCCCACCTCTGAGTGTACGAATCAGACTGCAGTCTGGGACGGACCACAGCTTACACAGGCCACTCCTGTGTGGGGGGGTTAGcacgttagcattagcttcaTCATAACAGGATGATATGTAATTCAAGTGTTAGCTGTTGTCATGGTTATGCTATGTGCTAAAGTGGGCGGGGCTTGTTACCAGGAGGCGGTGGCCAGCATCTTGGAGTCGGGGCTGAAGTGGCAGAAGCTGATTGGTCGATCGTCACCGATCTGACTGCAGAAGTTGTTCAGattctgaagaagaagaagtttgtaGTTCAGCGATTGTTCACATTCGTACATTTTGCTATAATATACtcaatattcatataaataaatagatttatagATTTTCTCACCCTCAGACTGTTTTGCAGCTCTTGTTGTCGTATCGCCCTCGTCGCCTCGGGAATTTCCCTGTAAGCGCGTGCAGCCTCCAGACGCTTCATCGTCCTGAAGGACCAATCACAGCAGGAGCTCGTGAgtcacagccaatcagattgCTCCGATAGTTAAGACTTCAGTTTGTTACAGTCATCTCTCTCTGAACTTCTCTTTCTCATtcatcacacacataaacatcaaCACACTGAGGCCCTCTggtctctgattggtcagtttGTTGCCGACTCACCGTGGCAGAGAGTATTTGGCCAACCAGAGGCGAGCGTCCTTCAGGGAGGCGGAGCCTTCGTGGTACCACGTCTGCTGACACTGTGATTGGTCGGAAAGACAGAACACGTTTAGTTTAAACAGTTTCATTCAGCTCAAAGTGTTTGAGGTTCAGATTTgaggattatttaataatttcacacaaatttatagttttAGACGCTGTTCAACATTTTACTCAACAATCTGATTATCCACAAATCACCTAAaaatttttttatgttgtatataatgttttagtcaaacaaatcaattaaagtttgttttctgcttGAAAAGTTCCTTAATCTTTTGAaatgattttgtcttttttagattttttgtcAGAATTTGGATTTGACaggcgtgtgtttgtgtaaattgtgtttctgtgtgtgttcacctcgTCCTGTGATCTCTTggctttctcttcctctctcttggACTTCTTCAGAGCGTCCGGACCGACAACAGACAGAACACCGCGCAGtctgacaacacaaacaaacaaacaaacaaacaaacaaacaaacaaacaaaagaagttAATGTTACTGGACCGTGACATCGAACCGTCAAGGAAatctatttcaatttcaatttttttgtgaaaatggaGGTCAGAAATGTTGTTACTAATCTGAAAGATGTATGTAATTATACAATCAGAAAGTTTCATCTGAATGTATGGATTGTTTTGTTTACCTCTCGCGGCGGTCAGCTGGTCCCTCTCCGAACAAGATGATTGGCTCTCCCAGCGCTCGGAGGCCGGCCTTCACCTCGGCGTCGTCCGTGGACACGTGGATCTGTCGCGCGCGCCGCCGCTGCTCGAACGCAGCCAACGCGTCCTGCTGCCGCTCGCTGCCGCGGTCCTCCAGGTCCAGAGTCTCTCCTGCACAGCATCATGAGAAACGGAGTGtcactcacacatcacacacgTTAACACCCGTCTGTAGTTCACAGCGTGAGACCGACCTGACGAGATGTTGATGTTTCCCGCCTTGATGCCGGCCTTCACCCCATCGCTGCCTTTCCCCCTATCGGAGCTCAGACGCTCgcgctccttctcctccaggcTTCCGTAGTACAGCCGAGTCCTCTTCGTGACCGGAGCTGAGTCCTCATCGTCCGACATTTTAATTCACCTTTCTTATTCTtctgatgaaaataaagacataaagacatagagaaaattattattatattcacaaTTTAATATTAAGTTGagcaaaaataaagacaacttAAAGATAAATACTGAAACATGTAATTAAATCACTTAATTAGTTTAAAAACTGTggcaataaatcaataaaccaCAGGAAACAAGAAcatggaaagatgaaaaaaatagagaaatacatcaataacaataaataaatagtaaaaataaaaacattgacacatgcaaaaatatcaaaacagtaggaaataaaaaaagtttctgtatattacataatttaaaaaactaaaactaattaaactaaaatacctaaacaaaataaataaataatctctggtgtggacctgtcaatcagtgtgtagccccgccctaaagcatcccctgctttatggtctgtttgactctaaatggagcatcatttactaaatgaacatcatgctgtattgaagaagacttgaaactagagattgagaccataaactcatgtttacaatgtttactgagggaataaatcaagagagaagtagagtcattttctcatagacttctatacaaccagaggagtcgccccctggtggacaggagagagaatgcagctttaacacaggaagctctgacttcactcTTTAGAACCAGTCTGACTCCTCCTTACATCTCTGTGACGGCTCCATTAATGCTGATTAGTACGTTGAGCTGTTGGAGAAACGTTAACTCCTTCTATTCCAGAGACGCCCGTGTAATGTAAACAAAACGATGTAAACCCAAATTCTGCAGTCATTACAAACACGAGGGTAGGGATCCTGGTCTGTCTTTAGACCCAGATCTGACCCCAACAGAGAATATGTGACAACGAGGACCCGGTACTGTTTCACACCTTAAGACTTGTTTAAAAGACAAAGGGACATAATAACACCTTCATCAACGCTTCGTCACTCTGTGTTCAGTCCTTAAATGTCTTTTAAGTGTCGAGAAAAGGAAAGACAACATTAGAAAGTCTTAAAAGCTTTAGAGATCCAACCTCTTGGAATATGTGGCAATAATCTAAATGTGCTGTTGATTTCAATGTAGCACAGGACAAAGATAAATCACTGcgtttctttattattttaattaaacataatatCCTCACAATGTAATGCACACGTTTTATAGAATGCTTGACATAAAGAGTTGGTGGCAGATCGTTTCTCCATCTGAATGCTGACAGAGTTTATATTCTCTACATCAATGATCTGAagttctcctctgtctctgctcagTTCAACAGGCTGAGCAGAGatgtgctttaaatgtttcattattatgattatgattattgagCCGAATCACAGGTGGACTCACACAGTCACAGGTCTGAGAGAAGTTTGGTTCTGGAGaagcagaaacagagaagaagaagaagatatgtaatatactactgactgtaagtcgctttggataaaagcgtctgctaaatgactgtaatgtaacgtaagaaggagaagaagaagaaacagagaaggagaagaagaagaaggagaagaagaagaagaagaagaagaagaagaagaagaagaagaaacagaggagaaggaggagaagaagaagaaggagaagaagaggaagaagaaacagaggagaaggaggagaagaaggagaagaagaaacagaggagaaggaggagaagaagaagaaggagaagaagaagaagaagagaagaagaagaaacagaggagaagaggaagaggaagaagaagaagaggaagaaggagaagaagaagaagaagaagaagaagaagaagaagaagaagaagaagaagaagaagaagaagaagaggaagaaaaagaagaggaagaaaagagcaCAGCAGCATGCTGCtactgttagcattagcattagcattcaCTAAAAGCTTGCGTCACACATCACGTCGTGGTCACGTGGGCCGGcaggtttgattgacagctgtgacGACGCGTTTATAAGTTataagtttaaatgtttaaagtttaaatgtttaaagtttaaatgttgTTCGTCACCTGAGCGGAGCCGCGGCGTCTCTGAGCGGTGACCCGGATGTAAACACGGAACGAGCTTCCGGGTCAAAGGTCTCTTCTTCCGGTGCACGAAGCTGCAGCGGACAGGCGCGAGAGAGCAGCGCGCACCTGCCAGGTGACCTCGCGACGCTGAGCACCTGGAGGAGCTGTCACGTGACGGTGAGCGAGGCGCGTCTGTTTCCGGTTAAACGACGTGTTTCACGTGTTGGAACAGACGttagccggttagcttagcatgtgTTTACCGCAGACTGTGGGAGGAGTCAGCGACGTCACGGACTCCTCCCAGTGACGTCGGTGGGAGGGGTCAGTGACGTCGGTGGGAGGAGTCAGTGCCGTCGGTGGGAGGAGTCAGTGACGTCGGTGGGAGGGGTCAGTGACGTCGGTGGGAGGAGTCAGTGAGTGGCTGTTTACCTGCAGGATCAATAACAACGATTGTATATTTATTGACACTCAACAATCAATTAGTTTTATtaagaaatacagacagaatttAAATATACCggtaatataaaataaaaaaagaataaaacttaAATTGCAGTAATAACATCAATGAAAAGtcctaaataaatattataaaattaaAACCACAGGAAATAATACTCAACATTATTGATCCTGAAGCATCAGATTCACatgttttatcatatttatgaGTTTCAGTAGGTTTAATGGATTAACAGCAATAACTGAACTGGTTCTGTTAGCGTAGCAGCTGTATGCTAATACAAATACAGCAGCtcatgtttgcacacacacactgtcattgaTTATGTAAATCAATTATTTCTCCCAATGATCAATAATAGTATTTgtcacttgttttattgtttgtgaaGGTTTCTCTGATTAAAAGCAGAAGATGTTGAGGAGGAAACCAACTCGTCTGGAGCTGAAGATCGACGACACCGAAGAGTTCGAGAGCATCAAGAAAGAGCTCGAGgtttaaatcacttctttacACCTGTCAATATCAATCAATACACTCAGTATCAATCAATACTGTTAGTATTGACCAGTACtgacaatatacaacaatactgtcaatataaatcaatactGTTAGTATTGACCAGTACtgacaatatacaacaatactGTCAATATCAATCAATACTGTTAGTATTGACCAGTACtgacaatatacaacaatactGTCAATATCAATCAATACTGTTAGTATCTATCAATACTATCGGTATCAATCATTACTGTCAATATCCATCAATACTGTCAATATCAATCAATACTCTATCCATCAGTATTGATCAATACAGTCAGTATTGACGGATTTTCTCAGCACACATATTGATTGATTGCTCCTCTGTTGTATATGATTGATATCTTCATCACCAGGGACTGATAATTGATCGTCTGCAGAGTGTCGGAAGTTTAAttacataattaataattaattacagTCACATGACCCAGAACGACATCATCGTGTGACGAGAGGACGGATTGATCGTAATAATTGATCAGCAGACATCCTGAATGTGTATTCTAGTTTTATGGCATCATATGTGTTTCTgtattgattattaataatttaacttttcCAGGCCAGGAAGCGACAGCGAGAGGAGGCGGAGTCAGGAGGCGGAGTGGGCGGGGCGTCTGTCATCAGCGTTGACATCATTGGGGGCGGGGCCTCCGCCTCTTCCTCCACAGCGGCGTCGAGGGCGGAGCTTATCAACGAGCGAATCGGCTACAAGCCCCACCCCAAACCGGCCACGCTGCCGACCTTATTTGGAAGTTTAcagttttaatacaaaaatagatattaataaaaatgattaaacagaAGAATCGGTTTCTCTGGTTTTATTAACGAGTCTGAACACAAAATCtaatctgattttaaaaaaacttttagtTCAGTTTAAACATCAGGGTCAGTGAGACTGATCACATCATAATCAAtgattattgattgatcagatttttaattaaacagatCAGCTGACAGCAGTTCAGTTATAAAAGGaaactttatatatatgtatattttaagggctgcacggtggtgtagtggttagcactgtcgcctcacagctagaggggcccgggttcaattcccgggctggacaaccttctgtgtggagtttgcatgttctccctgtgtcaccgtgggttctctccgggttctccggcttcctcccacag from Anoplopoma fimbria isolate UVic2021 breed Golden Eagle Sablefish chromosome 14, Afim_UVic_2022, whole genome shotgun sequence encodes the following:
- the atp6v1g1 gene encoding V-type proton ATPase subunit G 1, yielding MASQSQGIQQLLQAEKRAAEKVAEARKRKNRRLKQAKEEAQAEIEQYRLQREKEFKTKEAAALGSHGNSAVEVDRDTVERMGLIQASYRGNREAVLGELLRRVCDIKPEFHANYRVAG
- the prpf4 gene encoding U4/U6 small nuclear ribonucleoprotein Prp4, with amino-acid sequence MSDDEDSAPVTKRTRLYYGSLEEKERERLSSDRGKGSDGVKAGIKAGNINISSGETLDLEDRGSERQQDALAAFEQRRRARQIHVSTDDAEVKAGLRALGEPIILFGEGPADRRERLRGVLSVVGPDALKKSKREEEKAKRSQDECQQTWYHEGSASLKDARLWLAKYSLPRTMKRLEAARAYREIPEATRAIRQQELQNSLRNLNNFCSQIGDDRPISFCHFSPDSKMLATASWSGLCKLWSVPDCSLIRTLRGHSTNVGAIVFRPQVGISLDQADVSLASCATDGTVKLWNLESDEPVADIEGHSDRVSRVSWHPSGRFLGTASYDNSWRLWDLEVQEEILHQEGHSKGVHDIHFHPDGSLAATGGLDAFGRVWDLRTGRCIVFLEGHLREIYSVHFSPNGYHLATGSGDNTCKVWELRTRKCLYTVPAHQNLLSAVRFQPTDGHFLLTGAYDNMAKVWSHPGWTPLKTLAGHEGKVMGVDVSPDGKLIATSSYDRTFKLWLSE
- the cdc26 gene encoding anaphase-promoting complex subunit CDC26, with the protein product MLRRKPTRLELKIDDTEEFESIKKELEARKRQREEAESGGGVGGASVISVDIIGGGASASSSTAASRAELINERIGYKPHPKPATLPTLFGSLQF